In Mytilus edulis chromosome 4, xbMytEdul2.2, whole genome shotgun sequence, the following proteins share a genomic window:
- the LOC139520481 gene encoding uncharacterized protein → MATKIEDWMCEELEKLGIPASLENAHYILSIGNAEDLEEYMLELLDGSDSCVHKFIHELLMKWDPPENGPEIIQKGQVPMLCQMCEESKEIKWKCLLCDFLLCTKCQKLHKKVKSTDQHTIIDIKDISSHQQQIKDKLDLSNIQCGIHSEHNCFLFCQSCEVVVCPLCITKIHNKHTMVELAEGYQLTLKSMKTFNSEIEEEIDQNEEVLSELGILKSSEDCKYELERQNILNREKILKDEVEKHTNKLLKELDQRKEILMQSVNNAQNRSQKINKDLDLRRKNLNQALNSNIANEVFNIYSEEKTSRQQRIVPANPKFKRLPKFVPGKNVVQDFYLGELKESDDEQNIFDFKVIKQYKTELMSVENLFCCDDLSIFITGHPSHILHKLKLTNESLCDLHTFKTSIVSMALLPSGDLLLSTKESNLTILSGSTSKVNPTKFSVNPLITLGVHVTSDHKILVCVRENQPKPFPVNGPRQVIMMSMDGEKEKVYHTNSKGKLIFTLPFRITTDNDNNIYVIDILDEEDRGRIVALDKTNRVRWIYNGYPDINKKQTINPQDLVATKSDNIIVTDYHHHMIHILNTTGQCIHYLNTKDQLGINCPLSLDIDSTGTLYIGCNTYESEPNEAKIYTVSGF, encoded by the exons ATGGCAACGAAAATAGAAGATTGGATGTGTGAAGAACTAGAAAAGCTTGGAATTCCAGCTTCTCTTGAAAATGCACA CTACATTCTGAGTATAGGAAATGCAGAAGATTTAGAAGAATACATGTTGGAGTTATTAGATGGCAGTGATTCATGTGTCCATAAATTTATACATGAATTATTAATGAAATGGGATCCACCTGAAAATGGACCTGAAATTATACAG AAAGGACAAGTTCCAATGTTATGTCAGATGTGTGAGGAATCAAAGGAGATCAAATGGAAATGTTTACTGTGTGACTTTCTCCTGTGTACAAAATGTCAGAAACTTCATAAAAAAGTGAAATCAACTGACCAGCATACAATTATAGATATAAAGGACATTTCTTCTCACCAGCAACAGATTAAGGATAAACTAGATTTAAGTAACATTCAATGTGGAATTCATAGTGAACACAACTGTTTCTTATTTTGTCAATCTTGTGAAGTAGTTGTCTGCCCTTTGTGTATTACAAAAATTCATAACAAACACACTATGGTTGAACTAGCTGAAGGATATCAACTTACATTGAAATCAATGAAAACATTTAATTCTGAGATTGAGGAGGAAATAGATCAAAATGAAGAAGTATTATCTGAACTTGGAATTTTGAAATCTTCAGAAGACTGCAAATATGAATTGGAAAGGCAGAATATTCTGAACCgagaaaaaatattaaaggaTGAAGTTGAAAAGCATACCAATAAACTTTTGAAAGAACTTGATCAGAGAAAGGAAATTCTGATGCAATCAGTGAATAATGCTCAAAATAGATCACAGAAGATCAACAAAGATTTAGACCTTAGGAGAAAGAATTTAAACCAGGccttaaattcaaatattgctaaTGAAGTTTTCAACATATATTCGGAGGAGAAAACTTCAAGACAACAAAGAATAGTACCTGCTAACCCTAAATTTAAAAGGTTGCCTAAATTTGTCCCAGGTAAAAATGTAGTTCAAGATTTCTACCTTGGAGAATTAAAGGAATCTGATGatgaacaaaatatatttgattttaaagtgATAAAGCAATACAAAACAGAGCTAATGAGTGTTGAAAATTTATTCTGTTGTGATGACCTAAGTATTTTTATCACTGGTCATCCAAGCCATATACTAcataaactaaaattaacaaaTGAATCATTATGTGATTTGCACACTTTTAAGACAAGCATAGTTAGCATGGCATTGCTACCATCAGGTGACCTACTTCTATCTACAAAAGAATCAAACCTTACAATACTTTCCGGTAGCACCAGTAAAGTGAATCCAACAAAGTTCAGTGTAAATCCTTTAATTACCCTTGGTGTACATGTAACAAGTGACCATAAGATCTTAGTGTGTGTAAGAGAGAACCAACCAAAACCCTTCCCTGTCAATGGTCCAAGACAAGTTATCATGATGAGTATGGATGGAGAAAAAGAAAAAGTTTATCACACTAACAGCAAAGGGAAATTAATATTTACTCTTCCCTTCAGAATAACTACAGACAATGACAATAACATTTATGTCATTGATATTCTAGATGAAGAAGATAGAGGTAGAATAGTGGCATTAGATAAGACAAACAGAGTGAGATGGATATACAACGGTTATCCAGATATAAAcaagaaacaaactataaatcCTCAAGATTTGGTGGCTACAAAATCTGACAACATTATAGTTACAGACTATCATCATCACATGATTCATATCCTCAATACTACAGGACAGTGCATTCATTACCTTAACACTAAGGACCAGTTAGGTATTAATTGTCCATTATCTCTAGACATAGACAGTACAGGCACACTGTACATAGGCTGTAATACATATGAAAGTGAACCCAACGAAGccaaaatatatactgtttctGGATTCTGA